A window from Cryptomeria japonica chromosome 1, Sugi_1.0, whole genome shotgun sequence encodes these proteins:
- the LOC131874556 gene encoding uncharacterized protein LOC131874556, with protein sequence MVNEVSYRCVNESLSARELVSDTTIEVLIDIPFAFQAMPVGLIESTGNQVLQQVLRVMLPRFLSQLAKDYRAWASGDTSRRPLGTGHI encoded by the exons ATGGTGAATGAAGTGTCTTATAGGTGTGTGAATGAATCATTATCTGCTCGAGAACTGGTTTCAGATACAACTATAGAG GTTCTCATTGATATACCATTTGCATTTCAAGCTATGCCTGTTGGACTTATAGAGTCTACAGGAAACCAAGTTTTGCAACAAGTGCTTCGAGTGATGCTGCCAAGATTCCTAAGCCAG CTTGCCAAGGACTACAGGGCATGGGCTTCTGGCGACACATCTCGTCGACCCCTTGGAACAGGGCATATCTGA